Proteins from a single region of Dyadobacter fanqingshengii:
- the holA gene encoding DNA polymerase III subunit delta, with the protein MAQTPDIVLKEIRSKKFRPIYFLHGDEPYYIDSIAEELEKRVVPESEKGFNQFVLYGKDTDMAGVLSYARRFPFMAERQLILVKDANKLGGIEQKEQQARLEDYAANPLNSTVLVFCFHANADERKTFIKSINTNGVVVQSKKMYDNKLPEWVTSFCQHEGVKISPKAVQMLVDNIGNDLKRLSNEIRKIMVNLRVDEGIDASAIERFVGISKEYNVFEFQKALMTRDVMKANQIATYFSANSKDNPLAPILIILFGFYTKVLLAHASKDKTEKGLATELGVNPYFVKDYLLAIRNYPLPKVANIIHYLRECDARLKGLDGVSIPEGELLKELVFKIVH; encoded by the coding sequence ATGGCCCAAACACCGGATATTGTCCTTAAAGAGATCAGAAGTAAGAAATTCAGGCCCATCTATTTCCTGCACGGCGACGAGCCGTATTACATTGATTCCATTGCCGAAGAGCTGGAAAAACGCGTCGTGCCTGAGTCTGAGAAGGGCTTTAACCAGTTTGTTTTATATGGAAAAGACACGGATATGGCTGGCGTGCTGAGTTATGCAAGGCGTTTCCCGTTTATGGCCGAGAGGCAGTTGATTTTGGTAAAAGATGCCAATAAGCTGGGTGGGATTGAGCAGAAAGAGCAGCAGGCCAGGCTTGAAGATTATGCTGCTAATCCGCTGAACAGCACGGTGCTCGTTTTTTGTTTTCATGCCAATGCCGATGAGCGCAAGACTTTTATCAAATCCATTAATACGAATGGTGTGGTTGTGCAATCCAAAAAGATGTACGACAATAAATTGCCGGAATGGGTCACTTCTTTTTGTCAGCACGAAGGCGTGAAAATCAGTCCGAAGGCCGTGCAAATGCTGGTTGATAACATTGGCAATGATTTGAAGCGACTATCCAACGAGATCAGGAAAATAATGGTCAACCTGCGCGTGGATGAAGGAATTGATGCTTCGGCCATTGAACGGTTTGTGGGGATCAGTAAGGAATACAATGTATTTGAATTTCAAAAGGCATTGATGACGCGTGATGTCATGAAGGCCAATCAGATCGCCACTTATTTCTCAGCAAATTCAAAGGACAATCCGCTGGCGCCGATACTCATTATCCTTTTTGGATTTTACACAAAAGTGCTTCTTGCGCACGCCAGCAAAGACAAGACAGAAAAAGGGCTTGCTACCGAACTTGGCGTAAACCCGTATTTTGTAAAGGATTATCTGCTTGCGATCCGCAATTATCCGCTACCCAAAGTGGCCAATATCATTCACTATTTGCGGGAATGTGATGCCAGGCTCAAAGGGCTGGACGGCGTGAGCATTCCGGAAGGTGAGCTGCTCAAAGAATTGGTTTTCAAAATCGTACATTAA
- a CDS encoding DNA-3-methyladenine glycosylase family protein — MNSENKILIPIPALFSFEECLWFLNRNYDDCLHIIKGDTIFKALEIGEDILLISIKEHAGFLELNIIKGEPTQENKAYLIDYVREWFDMDTNIQPFYDLLKTDGRIAYMTETYKGLRLIGISNLFEAICWCIIGQQINLSFAYKVKRRLVEHYGKRIDHENDSYYVFPEPEVLAAADPDLLKEMQFSKQKSDYVIGIAKAFANGSIDKEALRALPSFAARKKALTDHKGIGVWTANYALMKSLKEPGGIPHGDIGLLNALSNHNIIQDRSETAKIEGLFQQFAGWESYLVFYLWRSLTVKVLE; from the coding sequence ATGAATAGTGAAAATAAGATCCTGATCCCTATCCCGGCGCTTTTTAGTTTTGAAGAATGTCTGTGGTTTCTCAATCGGAACTATGATGATTGTCTGCACATTATAAAGGGCGACACGATTTTTAAAGCACTGGAAATAGGGGAGGATATCCTGCTGATCTCGATCAAAGAACACGCAGGTTTTCTCGAACTAAACATTATAAAAGGGGAACCCACGCAGGAAAATAAAGCGTATCTGATTGATTATGTGCGGGAATGGTTTGATATGGACACCAACATTCAACCTTTTTACGACCTGCTCAAAACAGACGGACGCATTGCTTACATGACCGAAACTTATAAAGGTTTGCGGTTGATTGGCATTTCAAATCTCTTCGAGGCCATTTGCTGGTGCATTATCGGCCAGCAGATTAATTTGTCGTTCGCCTACAAAGTGAAACGCAGGCTGGTGGAACATTACGGGAAGCGTATTGACCACGAAAATGATTCCTACTATGTTTTTCCCGAGCCCGAGGTGCTCGCTGCCGCTGATCCTGATCTGTTGAAAGAGATGCAGTTTTCGAAACAAAAATCGGATTACGTGATTGGCATTGCCAAAGCATTTGCCAATGGCAGCATCGATAAAGAAGCTTTACGCGCGTTACCCAGTTTCGCCGCCCGGAAAAAAGCACTCACGGATCACAAAGGAATCGGCGTTTGGACGGCCAATTATGCATTAATGAAATCCCTGAAAGAACCGGGTGGCATTCCGCATGGGGATATTGGCTTACTAAATGCGCTTTCCAATCACAACATTATCCAGGATCGGAGCGAAACTGCGAAAATCGAAGGGCTTTTTCAGCAGTTTGCAGGCTGGGAAAGTTATTTGGTTTTTTATCTCTGGCGAAGTCTTACCGTCAAGGTTTTGGAATAA
- a CDS encoding acyl carrier protein phosphodiesterase, with amino-acid sequence MNFLAHILLSGTKEGVIMGNYVGDFIKGRLTDEKTETWDPDFVTGLKLHRFIDFFTDKHEIVREATHRAALSQGKLAGIVMDIYFDYFLAKHFDQFSHEPLFTYTRNIYALVKANEQHIPADMTRMVQAMIREDWLTSYATFEGVDLTFHRMSRRATYLVPLRNAILELREHEDFYRDKFFSFFPELQKASEEFILTH; translated from the coding sequence ATGAATTTTTTAGCACACATTTTGCTGTCAGGAACGAAGGAGGGCGTGATTATGGGCAATTATGTGGGCGATTTCATTAAGGGCCGCCTGACCGATGAAAAAACGGAAACATGGGACCCCGACTTCGTCACCGGATTGAAGCTTCACCGGTTCATCGATTTCTTCACAGATAAGCATGAGATTGTTCGGGAAGCGACGCACAGAGCGGCCTTGTCGCAGGGGAAATTGGCTGGCATTGTGATGGACATTTATTTTGATTATTTCCTGGCCAAACATTTTGATCAGTTTTCCCACGAGCCGCTTTTTACTTACACACGAAACATTTACGCGCTTGTCAAAGCCAATGAACAACACATTCCTGCGGACATGACGCGGATGGTGCAGGCAATGATCCGCGAAGACTGGCTTACGAGTTACGCAACATTCGAGGGCGTGGACCTGACTTTTCACCGGATGTCGCGCCGTGCCACCTACCTTGTACCGCTACGCAATGCTATACTCGAGCTGCGCGAGCATGAAGATTTCTATCGCGACAAATTTTTCAGCTTCTTCCCGGAACTTCAAAAAGCGTCGGAAGAGTTTATATTAACACATTAA
- a CDS encoding FKBP-type peptidyl-prolyl cis-trans isomerase — protein MKVEKNNVIALTYSLRIPDTDGETDVVEVVTEEDPMYFIQGISGLPEGFENQIEGLVAGDIFEFTVAPEEGYGEFDEEAIVELPKAVFQMEDVNQEELLQIGNIIPMTNEDGERMHGQVVEIKDDLVVMNFNHPLAGKEMHFKGQIISIRPATAEEISHGHVHGAGGVHHH, from the coding sequence ATGAAAGTCGAAAAAAATAACGTGATAGCGTTAACATACAGCCTGAGAATTCCTGATACAGATGGTGAAACGGATGTCGTCGAAGTGGTGACAGAAGAAGATCCAATGTACTTCATTCAAGGCATCAGCGGCCTTCCCGAGGGTTTTGAAAATCAGATCGAAGGACTTGTTGCGGGAGACATTTTCGAATTTACCGTGGCGCCGGAAGAAGGTTACGGTGAGTTTGATGAAGAAGCGATCGTTGAATTACCAAAGGCAGTTTTCCAGATGGAAGATGTGAACCAGGAGGAACTATTGCAGATCGGGAACATCATTCCAATGACCAATGAGGACGGCGAGCGCATGCACGGACAGGTTGTCGAAATCAAAGACGATTTGGTTGTTATGAATTTCAACCACCCATTGGCTGGAAAAGAAATGCATTTCAAAGGACAAATCATCTCAATCCGCCCAGCCACAGCAGAAGAGATCAGCCATGGTCATGTGCATGGTGCTGGTGGGGTGCATCATCATTGA